A portion of the Leptospirales bacterium genome contains these proteins:
- a CDS encoding transglutaminase family protein, whose protein sequence is MEYTEDSTPENAGTTRYRVRHQTIYEYKEDVNLCHSEGRLLPRDLDRQRTLQASLRIQPGADFSMERSDYFGNRVSYFALQRPHRRLEAVAESIVELRPPSPPAHNPPWEEALRALQGPHADSFVFSEFRLDSPMAAAGLEYREYALRSFLSGRALLDSCQDLNARIHADFKYESGFSNVSTPLDVVFEHRRGVCQDFAHLFLACLRSLGFAGRYVSGYLETSPPPGKTKLQGADASHAWAAALFPGGQWLDFDPTNNLMPSTQHITLAWGRDYADITPLKGVIFGGGEHSVKVAVDVTRQ, encoded by the coding sequence ATGGAATACACGGAAGACTCGACGCCGGAGAACGCTGGGACGACGCGCTATCGTGTGCGTCATCAAACTATATACGAGTATAAAGAGGATGTGAACCTCTGCCATAGCGAAGGTCGGCTGCTGCCCAGAGACCTGGACCGCCAGCGCACGCTGCAGGCCAGCTTGCGCATCCAACCTGGCGCCGATTTCAGCATGGAGCGCAGCGATTATTTTGGAAATCGCGTTAGCTACTTTGCGCTGCAGCGACCGCACCGCCGCCTGGAAGCCGTGGCCGAGAGCATTGTCGAACTGCGGCCGCCCTCGCCCCCCGCGCACAACCCGCCGTGGGAGGAGGCCTTGCGTGCGTTGCAAGGGCCGCACGCCGACAGCTTTGTCTTCAGCGAGTTTCGCCTGGATTCGCCAATGGCCGCCGCGGGGCTGGAGTACCGTGAGTATGCGCTACGGAGCTTTCTTTCCGGTCGCGCCCTGCTCGATTCTTGCCAGGATTTGAATGCGCGCATCCACGCCGATTTCAAATACGAGAGCGGCTTTTCCAATGTTTCAACGCCGCTGGACGTGGTCTTTGAGCACCGTCGCGGCGTCTGTCAGGATTTTGCGCACCTCTTTCTGGCCTGTCTGCGCTCGCTGGGCTTTGCCGGACGCTACGTCAGCGGCTACCTGGAAACCTCTCCGCCGCCGGGAAAGACAAAACTGCAGGGCGCCGATGCATCGCACGCCTGGGCGGCGGCGCTCTTTCCCGGCGGACAGTGGCTCGATTTTGATCCGACCAACAACCTGATGCCGTCCACACAACACATCACCCTGGCCTGGGGACGCGACTACGCCGACATTACGCCGCTGAAGGGCGTAATCTTTGGCGGCGGCGAGCACAGCGTCAAGGTCGCTGTTGACGTGACGCGACAGTAG
- a CDS encoding circularly permuted type 2 ATP-grasp protein, translating into MPALSAAVGSFAAYQPKRGAWDEMIGPEGVRQHWDFVLRSLDALPLGDLLQRKDELQRSLRESGVTYNVNDESQRRERAWSLDLVPVVYDSREWNRIERGLLQRAELLDLVLRDLYGPRDLIRRGLLPAETVLSHPGFLRACSGMTQAGAHRLFLLAVDLARLPGGAMVAVADRAQAPSGAGYALENRIALSRFLPSIYRDAQVHRLAGYFRTLRNSLAELAPGRDDPRVALLTPGPDSETYFEHAFLTNYLGITLVQGDDLTVRDGRVFLRTLDGLEQVDVILRRLDDVFCDPLELRPDSLLGAPGLLQAARLGNVTLANPAGAGVLDNPALFPYLPRICRALLGQDLYLPSVQTWWCGDEDSRQHVLANLETIIVKPTFPRPGKRAIFPAQISENARRQLCDRIRANPWGYVAQEIVPLSRVPHLSERGLESRPMILRSYALSRGEDYMAMPGGLTRVSSSPDSTLVSNQKGGISKDTWVLASERLRETTLLRSSATPVEINRASGSVASRVAENLYWLGRYAERAEMQARALRQCIREVDAGETRGLSEAQRPLARAVDALSGGLHLAQLDLEEAAQLDLALMQLIYEAGAGGSLRFNIENALQAGRSVQDRLSDDGWRFLNTLRDRLSLRPLQLGDALPALDSVLVALSAFAGVANESMSRGPAWRFLDIGRRVERALGSFAVLQAYFVWSDATDDEASIESLLLARDSLRTYRRRYHARFQIRGALDLLLFDESNPQSAAFQLQRIDEHVAALNESDGQRRRSLERRLALQAWNALQMQESDAALSDQQSLGELLLGLSDSMRSFSEALAARYFVHSAPLQQL; encoded by the coding sequence ATGCCTGCCCTGAGCGCCGCTGTTGGATCCTTCGCCGCCTACCAGCCAAAGCGCGGGGCCTGGGATGAGATGATCGGTCCGGAGGGCGTGCGCCAGCACTGGGACTTTGTGCTGCGTTCGCTGGATGCGCTGCCGCTTGGCGACCTGTTACAGCGTAAGGACGAGTTGCAGCGCAGCCTGCGTGAAAGCGGCGTCACCTACAACGTCAACGACGAATCGCAACGTCGCGAGCGCGCCTGGTCGCTGGATCTGGTGCCGGTCGTCTACGATTCGCGGGAATGGAATCGCATTGAGCGCGGCCTGTTGCAACGCGCAGAGCTTCTTGACCTTGTGCTGCGCGACCTTTACGGACCGCGCGACCTGATTCGTCGCGGACTCTTGCCGGCCGAAACGGTGCTTTCCCATCCCGGATTTCTGCGCGCCTGCAGCGGCATGACTCAGGCCGGCGCTCATCGCCTTTTCTTGCTGGCCGTAGACCTTGCGCGGCTGCCAGGCGGCGCCATGGTTGCCGTGGCCGACCGCGCTCAGGCGCCCTCCGGCGCCGGCTATGCGCTGGAAAATCGTATCGCGCTGTCGCGCTTTCTGCCCAGCATTTACCGCGACGCGCAGGTGCATCGCCTCGCCGGCTATTTTCGCACGCTGCGCAACAGCCTGGCTGAACTGGCACCCGGTCGAGACGATCCGCGCGTCGCATTGTTGACGCCAGGTCCAGACAGCGAGACCTACTTCGAACACGCCTTTCTAACCAACTATCTGGGCATCACCCTGGTGCAAGGCGATGATTTGACGGTGCGTGATGGGCGCGTGTTCCTGCGCACCCTTGACGGGCTGGAGCAGGTGGATGTCATCCTGCGTCGACTGGACGATGTATTCTGCGATCCTCTGGAACTGCGACCGGATTCGCTGCTGGGCGCGCCAGGCTTGCTACAGGCGGCGCGTCTGGGCAATGTCACCCTGGCCAATCCGGCCGGGGCCGGCGTACTCGACAATCCGGCGCTTTTTCCTTATTTGCCGCGCATCTGTCGCGCGCTTCTGGGTCAGGACCTTTACCTGCCTTCGGTGCAGACCTGGTGGTGCGGCGATGAGGACTCGCGCCAGCATGTTCTGGCCAATCTGGAAACTATTATAGTAAAGCCAACTTTTCCGCGACCGGGCAAACGGGCGATCTTTCCGGCCCAGATATCGGAGAATGCGCGCCGTCAACTCTGCGATCGCATTCGCGCCAATCCCTGGGGCTATGTGGCGCAGGAGATTGTACCACTGTCACGCGTACCGCACCTTTCCGAGCGCGGACTGGAATCGCGGCCAATGATCCTTCGCAGCTACGCCCTGTCGCGCGGCGAGGACTACATGGCGATGCCAGGCGGGCTGACGCGCGTTTCCAGCAGTCCGGACAGCACCCTGGTTTCCAACCAGAAGGGCGGCATCTCCAAAGACACCTGGGTGCTGGCCTCGGAGCGACTGCGTGAGACCACGCTCTTGCGTTCCTCGGCGACGCCCGTTGAAATCAATCGCGCCAGCGGTTCGGTGGCCAGCCGTGTCGCCGAGAATCTCTACTGGCTTGGCCGCTACGCCGAAAGGGCGGAGATGCAGGCCCGCGCCTTGCGCCAGTGCATTCGCGAAGTGGATGCCGGCGAAACGCGCGGCTTGAGCGAAGCGCAGCGGCCGCTGGCCCGCGCCGTGGACGCGCTGAGCGGCGGCCTGCATCTGGCGCAGCTGGACCTCGAGGAGGCCGCTCAGCTCGATCTGGCCTTGATGCAGCTGATCTATGAGGCCGGCGCCGGCGGCAGCTTGCGTTTCAATATCGAGAACGCGCTGCAGGCCGGACGCTCCGTACAGGATCGATTGTCCGACGATGGTTGGCGTTTCCTGAATACTTTGCGCGACCGATTGAGCCTGCGCCCGCTGCAGCTGGGCGACGCCCTGCCTGCGCTGGACAGCGTACTGGTGGCGCTTTCAGCATTTGCCGGCGTCGCCAACGAAAGCATGAGCCGCGGTCCAGCCTGGCGCTTTCTGGACATCGGTCGGCGCGTGGAGCGAGCGCTGGGAAGCTTTGCGGTATTGCAAGCCTACTTCGTCTGGAGCGACGCCACGGATGACGAGGCCAGCATCGAGTCCTTGCTGCTGGCCCGCGACAGCCTGCGCACCTACCGCCGCCGCTACCACGCCCGTTTCCAGATCCGCGGCGCTCTTGATCTGCTGCTCTTCGATGAAAGCAATCCACAATCGGCGGCCTTCCAGCTGCAGCGCATCGATGAGCACGTGGCGGCGCTGAATGAAAGCGACGGCCAGCGCCGGCGCTCCCTGGAAAGACGCCTGGCGCTGCAGGCCTGGAATGCCCTGCAGATGCAGGAGTCCGATGCTGCGCTCAGCGACCAACAGAGCCTGGGCGAACTCCTGCTTGGCCTCTCCGATTCGATGCGCAGCTTTTCCGAGGCCCTCGCCGCGCGCTATTTCGTACACTCCGCGCCGTTGCAGCAATTGTAG
- a CDS encoding transglutaminase family protein, which produces MAIRVALHHLSSYRYDRAVNLGPQIIRLRPAAHCRTRILAYHLEVKPGQHFLHWQQDPSGNFLARVTVPERTREFQVKVSLLADLAAINPFDFFVEPEAEFFPFSYSEAERNELGPYLELETPPPALLDFLKPFRSMNEQRSVDFLVQVNQALAKQIHYVVRMESGVQSVAETFALGSGSCRDSAWTMVQALRQLGLAARFVSGYLIQLRPDTAGEGPLQDFCDLHAWTEVYLPGAGWIGLDSTSGMLAAEGHIPLACSAAPLLAAPISGFSEPCDSQFQFEMTVERIDEGPRSSRPYSEAQWRQIENVAAQVELRLAKAELGLTMGGEPTFVSMEDRDAPEWNLAADGGEKRAIASRLLFRLRENLAPGAVAIHGQGKWYPGEPLPRWAIQACWRADGRALWQNPDLLMRAGESANAEWSQLQKLAEALADGAGVSRAALRPALEDIYYQRWQSGEFYRRSFQAMLPALAATPAQQTPRGLILPLRWHSTRQCWLSCIWPAPEEGLYLTPGDSPIGYRLPLNRLPPETGPEDLAPHLHDPGAEAPALPDAVLRVQQRALGAAPPLDPAWMFHTAAAIELRDGALHIFLPPTLEAEAYVDLMAVVERALSVLKLRAFLEGYEAPPDRRLQRMAVTPDPGVLEVNVPPAKNWNELQGSVETLYAAAAIEKLHSEKFLLDGRPTGTGGGAHITLGGATPAESPFLARPALLPAMLCYWQRHPSLSYLFSGLFVGPTSQAPRIDEARHESLYELEIALEQLSQKSDQAAAPWLLDRLLRNLLTDITGNTHRAEFCIDKLFPPDRWQQRLGLVELRAFEMPPHPQMYLAQQLLVRALTAMLSSARPPRRLRRWGVELFDRFMLPHFLREDFHIVLGDLREAGFALQEEHFEPFFEFRFPLYGETEIEGVQLQLRMALEPWPVLGEISWQGAVSRPVDSAVERLELRARLLDPDRYAVLCNMRRLPLSPGGASGEYVAGVRYKAWNPPNTMHPCVPAQSPLIFDLVDLRRGRSAGGCSYYVSHPGGRAYEALPVNAAEAESRRQSRFTRLGHTPGKIEIPAAERNPESPMTLDLRRQRDHGPS; this is translated from the coding sequence ATGGCGATACGCGTAGCTCTCCACCATTTGAGCTCCTATCGCTACGATCGCGCCGTCAATCTTGGGCCGCAGATCATTCGCCTGCGCCCGGCGGCGCATTGCCGCACGCGCATTCTGGCCTACCATCTGGAAGTGAAGCCCGGCCAACATTTTCTACACTGGCAGCAGGACCCCTCCGGCAACTTTCTGGCGCGCGTTACTGTTCCGGAGCGGACGCGCGAGTTTCAGGTTAAGGTGAGCCTGCTGGCCGATCTGGCCGCCATCAACCCCTTTGACTTCTTCGTAGAGCCGGAGGCGGAATTCTTTCCCTTTTCCTATTCGGAAGCGGAGCGCAATGAACTTGGCCCCTACCTGGAGCTGGAAACGCCGCCGCCGGCGCTGCTCGATTTCTTGAAGCCTTTTCGCTCGATGAACGAACAGCGCAGCGTCGATTTTTTGGTCCAGGTAAACCAGGCGCTGGCAAAGCAAATTCACTACGTAGTACGTATGGAGTCGGGCGTGCAGTCCGTAGCTGAAACTTTTGCGCTCGGCAGCGGCTCCTGTCGCGATTCAGCGTGGACCATGGTGCAGGCCCTGCGCCAGCTGGGTCTGGCGGCGCGCTTTGTTTCCGGCTATCTGATTCAGCTTCGCCCTGATACGGCAGGCGAAGGCCCGCTCCAGGATTTTTGCGATTTGCACGCCTGGACGGAGGTATATCTGCCAGGCGCCGGCTGGATTGGGCTGGACTCAACCTCGGGCATGCTGGCGGCCGAGGGACACATTCCCCTGGCCTGCAGCGCCGCGCCCTTGCTGGCAGCGCCGATCAGCGGATTTTCCGAACCCTGCGACTCACAGTTTCAATTTGAAATGACGGTGGAGCGCATCGATGAAGGTCCGCGATCCTCGCGTCCCTACAGCGAGGCGCAATGGCGCCAGATCGAGAACGTCGCTGCACAGGTAGAACTGCGTCTGGCGAAGGCGGAGCTGGGATTGACCATGGGCGGAGAGCCCACCTTTGTTTCGATGGAGGATCGCGATGCTCCAGAGTGGAATCTGGCGGCCGATGGCGGCGAGAAACGCGCCATCGCATCGCGTCTGTTATTTCGACTGCGCGAGAATCTGGCGCCGGGGGCGGTTGCCATCCACGGACAGGGCAAGTGGTATCCCGGAGAGCCCTTGCCGCGCTGGGCCATTCAGGCCTGCTGGCGCGCCGACGGCCGCGCCCTGTGGCAAAATCCGGATCTATTGATGCGCGCCGGAGAAAGCGCGAATGCGGAATGGAGCCAGCTCCAGAAGCTGGCCGAGGCCCTGGCCGATGGCGCCGGCGTATCGCGCGCAGCACTCCGTCCGGCGCTGGAAGACATCTACTACCAGCGCTGGCAAAGCGGCGAATTCTATCGCCGCAGCTTCCAGGCCATGCTTCCAGCCCTGGCCGCCACGCCCGCGCAACAGACGCCGCGCGGATTGATACTCCCCCTGCGCTGGCATTCGACGCGGCAATGCTGGCTGAGCTGCATCTGGCCTGCGCCTGAGGAGGGACTCTATCTCACGCCAGGCGACTCGCCTATCGGTTACCGGCTGCCCCTGAATCGTCTGCCTCCCGAAACGGGGCCGGAGGATCTTGCGCCACATTTGCACGATCCAGGGGCCGAGGCGCCGGCCTTGCCAGATGCAGTCCTGCGCGTTCAGCAGCGCGCTCTTGGCGCCGCGCCGCCGCTTGATCCGGCGTGGATGTTTCATACGGCGGCGGCCATCGAATTGCGCGACGGCGCCTTGCACATCTTCCTGCCGCCAACGCTGGAGGCTGAGGCCTACGTCGACTTGATGGCAGTAGTCGAGCGCGCCTTGAGCGTTCTCAAGCTACGCGCCTTTCTGGAGGGTTACGAAGCGCCGCCTGACCGCCGGCTGCAGCGCATGGCCGTAACTCCCGATCCTGGCGTACTGGAGGTCAACGTTCCTCCGGCCAAAAACTGGAACGAGCTGCAAGGCAGCGTGGAAACGCTCTATGCGGCGGCGGCCATTGAGAAGTTGCATTCTGAAAAGTTTTTGCTGGATGGACGTCCGACAGGAACCGGCGGCGGCGCACACATCACGCTGGGCGGGGCCACGCCGGCGGAAAGCCCCTTTCTGGCGCGGCCGGCGCTGCTGCCGGCAATGCTCTGCTACTGGCAACGACATCCCTCGCTCTCCTACCTGTTCAGCGGACTTTTTGTCGGTCCGACCAGCCAGGCGCCGCGCATTGATGAAGCTCGTCATGAAAGTTTGTACGAACTGGAAATTGCACTGGAACAACTATCCCAGAAATCTGATCAAGCGGCTGCGCCCTGGCTGCTGGACCGTCTGCTGCGCAACCTCCTGACGGACATCACCGGCAACACCCACCGCGCCGAGTTCTGCATCGACAAGCTTTTCCCGCCCGACCGCTGGCAGCAACGCCTGGGCCTGGTGGAACTGCGCGCCTTTGAAATGCCGCCGCATCCACAGATGTATCTGGCCCAGCAGCTGCTGGTGCGAGCGCTGACAGCGATGCTGAGTTCGGCGCGACCGCCGCGTCGGCTGCGACGCTGGGGTGTGGAGCTCTTCGATCGCTTCATGCTGCCCCATTTCCTGCGCGAGGATTTTCACATTGTCCTGGGCGACTTGCGCGAGGCCGGCTTTGCGTTGCAGGAAGAGCATTTCGAACCCTTCTTTGAGTTTCGCTTTCCGCTCTACGGTGAAACCGAGATTGAGGGCGTCCAGCTACAGTTGCGCATGGCCCTCGAACCCTGGCCGGTGCTGGGCGAAATCAGCTGGCAGGGCGCCGTATCGCGTCCCGTCGATTCGGCGGTAGAACGCCTGGAGCTGCGCGCCCGCCTGCTGGATCCTGATCGCTATGCCGTACTCTGCAACATGCGCCGCCTGCCGCTCTCTCCCGGCGGCGCCTCCGGGGAATATGTGGCCGGCGTACGCTACAAGGCCTGGAATCCGCCAAACACGATGCATCCCTGCGTTCCGGCGCAAAGCCCGCTGATCTTCGATCTGGTCGATCTACGGCGCGGCCGCTCTGCAGGCGGTTGCAGCTACTATGTGAGCCATCCCGGGGGCCGCGCCTACGAGGCATTGCCGGTCAACGCCGCCGAGGCGGAGTCGCGGCGCCAGTCCCGATTTACGCGACTCGGTCATACGCCGGGAAAAATTGAGATTCCAGCTGCGGAGCGTAATCCAGAATCGCCCATGACCCTTGATCTGCGACGCCAGCGCGATCACGGTCCAAGCTGA
- a CDS encoding circularly permuted type 2 ATP-grasp protein, protein MFTAEHGIRPGWAKLGENIGRMSAEDLVRRKHSIERALYRMGITFNLNGEGGELERILPFDIIPRIIQAREWESLEQGLRQRALALNLFLEDIYNDQKILRDGVIPRAIIESSKGYLKQCANLRPPRGVWSHISGTDLIRNTDGHFYVLEDNMRCPSGVSYVLENRESMKRTFADMFNRIGVRPVYDYPMRLLETLRYMSDLESPSVAVLTPGVYNSAYFEHSFLARQMGVPLVEGKDLAIIDGYVQMRTTRGFQRVDVIYRRIDDTFLDPAAFNPDSMLGVRGLFEAYLKGRVALCNAPGTGVADDKVVYAYVPRIVKYYLGEEAIIPNVPTYICEDESDRKYVLDNIDQLVVKAANEAGGYGMLIGPHSSRAECEDFRQRVIQNPRNYIAQPTLSLSRAPTLVEDQIEGRHVDLRPFLLYGQEIYVMPGGLTRVALKRGSLVVNSSQGGGSKDTWVLRE, encoded by the coding sequence ATGTTCACGGCCGAGCACGGTATCCGGCCCGGCTGGGCCAAGCTGGGCGAGAACATCGGCCGCATGTCAGCCGAGGACCTGGTGCGTCGCAAGCACTCCATCGAGCGGGCGCTTTACCGCATGGGCATCACCTTCAATCTCAATGGCGAGGGCGGCGAGCTGGAGCGCATTTTGCCCTTCGATATTATTCCGCGCATCATCCAGGCGCGCGAGTGGGAGAGCCTGGAGCAAGGCCTGCGTCAGCGCGCCCTTGCCCTGAACCTCTTTCTGGAGGATATCTACAACGATCAGAAGATCTTGCGCGACGGCGTCATTCCGCGCGCCATCATCGAATCCAGCAAGGGCTACCTCAAGCAATGCGCCAACCTTCGCCCGCCGCGCGGCGTCTGGTCGCACATCTCCGGCACCGATCTGATTCGAAATACTGACGGTCATTTTTATGTGCTGGAAGACAACATGCGCTGTCCCTCCGGCGTGTCCTACGTCCTGGAAAATCGCGAAAGCATGAAGCGCACATTTGCCGATATGTTCAATCGCATTGGCGTGCGTCCGGTTTACGACTATCCGATGCGTCTGCTGGAAACGCTGCGTTACATGTCCGACCTGGAATCGCCCTCCGTGGCCGTGCTCACGCCAGGCGTGTACAACTCCGCTTACTTCGAGCACAGCTTTCTGGCGCGGCAAATGGGCGTGCCGCTGGTGGAGGGCAAAGATCTGGCCATCATCGACGGTTATGTTCAGATGCGCACCACGCGCGGCTTTCAGCGCGTCGATGTCATCTACCGGCGAATCGACGATACTTTCCTTGATCCGGCGGCCTTCAACCCGGATTCGATGCTTGGCGTGCGCGGCCTCTTTGAAGCATATCTCAAAGGACGCGTGGCGCTGTGCAACGCGCCGGGAACCGGCGTCGCCGATGACAAGGTTGTCTATGCCTATGTGCCGCGGATCGTTAAGTACTATCTCGGCGAAGAGGCCATCATTCCCAATGTGCCTACTTACATTTGTGAAGATGAAAGCGATCGCAAGTATGTGCTGGACAATATTGACCAGCTGGTTGTGAAAGCGGCCAATGAAGCCGGCGGCTATGGCATGCTGATTGGCCCGCATTCCTCGCGCGCCGAGTGCGAGGACTTTCGCCAGCGCGTCATCCAGAACCCGCGCAACTATATTGCCCAGCCGACGCTCTCGCTATCTAGAGCGCCGACACTTGTTGAGGATCAGATCGAGGGTCGCCATGTGGACCTGCGGCCCTTTCTGCTCTACGGTCAGGAAATCTATGTGATGCCCGGCGGCCTGACGCGCGTAGCGCTGAAGCGCGGATCGCTGGTGGTAAACTCCTCGCAGGGCGGCGGCAGCAAGGACACCTGGGTGCTGCGCGAGTAG
- a CDS encoding alpha-E domain-containing protein, whose product MLSRVADSIYWMNRYMERADSYARFIDVNLNLTLDLPPGMAEQWSPLVYTTGDNRLFSEISSEASREQVLRFLIQEERNPSSIRSCLLRARENARSVREHLSLELWEHINSCYIAVRDSTADIEAILREPVEFCQRIKRNHQLFLGLFDLTLSRGEAWYFGDIGRQAERADKTTRMLDVKYFVLLPRADDIGESFDLLQWSSVLKSASAFEMYTRVYDQVLPAKIVQFLLLSAEFPRALRFCMAQADSSLRAITGSPPRGFANSAEKKLGLFRSELDFTDIDEIFRFGLHEYLDLAQSKLNDIGEALAETFFESAAPTVAG is encoded by the coding sequence ATGCTCAGTCGCGTTGCGGATTCGATTTACTGGATGAACCGCTACATGGAGCGGGCGGACAGCTACGCCCGTTTCATCGACGTCAATTTGAACCTGACCCTGGATTTGCCGCCAGGCATGGCCGAGCAGTGGAGTCCGCTGGTCTACACCACCGGCGACAACCGGCTCTTTTCGGAGATTTCCAGCGAGGCCAGTCGCGAGCAGGTGCTGCGTTTTCTGATTCAAGAGGAGCGCAATCCGTCCTCGATTCGCAGCTGCCTGCTGCGCGCTCGCGAAAATGCGCGCAGCGTCCGCGAGCATCTTTCGCTGGAACTATGGGAGCACATCAACTCCTGCTACATTGCGGTGCGCGATAGCACGGCGGACATTGAGGCCATATTGCGCGAGCCGGTCGAGTTCTGCCAGCGGATCAAACGCAACCATCAACTCTTCCTGGGGCTCTTTGATCTGACACTGAGCCGCGGCGAGGCCTGGTATTTTGGCGATATCGGTCGTCAGGCGGAGCGCGCTGACAAGACGACGCGTATGCTCGATGTGAAGTACTTTGTGCTCTTGCCGCGGGCCGATGACATTGGCGAGTCCTTCGATTTGTTACAATGGTCGTCGGTGCTCAAGTCCGCCAGCGCCTTTGAAATGTACACGCGAGTCTACGATCAGGTGCTGCCGGCCAAGATCGTTCAATTTCTGCTGCTCAGCGCCGAATTTCCGCGCGCGCTGCGCTTCTGCATGGCCCAGGCCGACTCTTCATTGCGTGCGATCACCGGCAGCCCGCCGCGCGGCTTTGCCAATTCGGCGGAAAAGAAATTGGGACTCTTTCGATCGGAGCTGGATTTCACAGATATCGATGAAATATTTCGCTTTGGTCTGCACGAGTACCTCGATCTGGCGCAGTCGAAGCTGAACGATATTGGCGAGGCGCTGGCGGAGACTTTTTTCGAGAGCGCGGCGCCCACAGTCGCCGGGTAG
- a CDS encoding PAS domain S-box protein encodes MSARTFPRRQPARLYSGLLCLAALAGWMFVLELARRAQLQPIWRDLIAAAQIVGASLLAFGCLWSFLRRDRREFEDLAAQLRDMADLAADAIILINERGIIQNFNRAATRLFGYSAQEAIGANVSMLMPEPDRSRHDSYLQSYRKSGEAQVIGRGREVIGRRSDGATFSLYLSVSEIGIGGRRAYLGFLHDLTALKERERELARKSKELERSNEDLEQFAYVASHDLQEPLRMVGSYVQLLARRYRGKLDADADEFIEFAVEGAERMQSMINDLLAYSRVGRGQPKRSQLKLNVVLEQALKNLSMSIKERSAQIEIPTLPELPGDETLLILLFQNLIGNALKFTLPEQQPTLKIVAQERGDFWRLAISDNGIGIDPRHQSRIFVLFQRLNDRQSYAGTGIGLAICKKIVELHGGAIGVESAPGQGSTFYFTLPRSVIDGEHVRSAKGEANRDIAG; translated from the coding sequence ATGTCCGCTCGCACCTTCCCCCGGCGTCAACCTGCGCGTCTTTACTCTGGCCTGCTGTGTCTGGCGGCGCTGGCTGGCTGGATGTTTGTGCTGGAACTTGCGCGCAGGGCGCAGCTGCAGCCAATCTGGCGCGACTTGATTGCCGCTGCGCAAATCGTGGGCGCATCGCTGCTTGCCTTTGGCTGCCTGTGGAGTTTTCTGCGTCGCGACCGGCGCGAATTCGAGGACCTGGCCGCGCAGCTTCGCGACATGGCGGACCTTGCCGCCGACGCCATCATCCTGATCAATGAGCGCGGGATCATTCAGAACTTCAATCGCGCCGCGACGCGACTCTTTGGTTACAGCGCGCAGGAAGCAATTGGCGCCAATGTTTCGATGTTGATGCCAGAACCCGATCGCAGTCGTCACGATTCCTATTTGCAGTCCTACCGGAAAAGCGGCGAAGCGCAGGTGATCGGGCGCGGTCGGGAAGTGATTGGCAGACGCAGCGACGGCGCTACCTTTTCACTTTACCTTTCTGTTAGCGAGATTGGCATCGGCGGTCGACGGGCCTATCTCGGTTTTCTGCATGACCTGACCGCTCTCAAGGAGCGCGAGCGCGAATTGGCCCGTAAGAGCAAGGAACTCGAACGATCCAATGAGGACCTTGAGCAATTTGCTTATGTGGCCTCCCATGATTTGCAGGAGCCGCTGCGCATGGTCGGCAGCTATGTGCAGCTGCTGGCAAGGCGCTACCGCGGCAAACTGGATGCCGATGCCGATGAGTTTATCGAGTTTGCCGTTGAAGGCGCGGAGCGCATGCAATCGATGATCAACGATTTGCTGGCTTACTCGCGGGTCGGCCGCGGCCAGCCCAAACGCTCCCAGCTAAAGCTCAATGTAGTTCTGGAGCAGGCGCTGAAAAATCTTTCAATGAGCATCAAAGAACGCAGTGCGCAAATTGAAATTCCAACTTTGCCAGAGCTGCCTGGCGATGAAACTTTGTTGATATTGCTTTTTCAAAATCTGATTGGCAATGCGCTGAAGTTTACGTTGCCGGAGCAGCAACCGACATTGAAGATTGTCGCTCAGGAGCGCGGCGATTTCTGGCGGCTGGCAATCTCGGACAACGGTATAGGCATCGATCCGCGACACCAGTCGCGAATTTTTGTGCTCTTCCAGCGGCTGAACGATCGGCAGAGCTACGCTGGCACTGGAATTGGTCTGGCTATCTGCAAAAAAATTGTGGAGCTGCACGGCGGGGCGATCGGCGTGGAGTCCGCGCCGGGCCAGGGTTCGACCTTCTATTTTACCCTGCCCAGGAGCGTTATCGATGGAGAGCACGTCAGGAGCGCAAAAGGTGAGGCCAATCGAGATATTGCTGGTTGA
- a CDS encoding response regulator encodes MESTSGAQKVRPIEILLVEDNPADIRLTQEILREARVDNKLHVAIDGDQALQFLNREAPFQDAPRPDLVLLDLNLPRRDGREVLAAVKDSADLRTIPVVVLTTSQAEQDILRSYSLHANCYINKPVNLEQFIRVMNVIEEFWLSIVRLPVAERR; translated from the coding sequence ATGGAGAGCACGTCAGGAGCGCAAAAGGTGAGGCCAATCGAGATATTGCTGGTTGAGGACAATCCCGCGGACATTCGCCTGACGCAGGAAATTCTGCGCGAAGCGCGGGTAGACAACAAGCTGCATGTCGCTATTGACGGCGATCAGGCGCTGCAATTTCTGAATCGCGAGGCGCCATTTCAGGACGCGCCGCGTCCTGATCTGGTGCTGCTCGACTTGAATTTGCCCCGCCGGGATGGGCGCGAGGTGCTGGCCGCCGTCAAAGATAGCGCCGACCTGCGCACCATTCCGGTTGTGGTGCTGACAACTTCGCAGGCCGAGCAGGACATTCTGCGCAGCTACAGCTTGCATGCCAATTGTTACATCAATAAGCCGGTCAACCTGGAGCAGTTTATCCGCGTAATGAATGTCATAGAAGAATTCTGGTTGAGCATTGTTCGACTGCCGGTTGCAGAGCGGCGCTAG